One window from the genome of Deinococcus cellulosilyticus NBRC 106333 = KACC 11606 encodes:
- a CDS encoding ankyrin repeat domain-containing protein, with protein MKQEEQNSFVMAAHHDLNKVKQLLQNNPGLIEARASWNETPLGAAAHVGNKDIMAYLLEQGARPDICAWAALGNLDEVMRTVRKHPECVRARGAHNLSVVFHAIMGGNFEVLKCLVKHGAPVNEPEGTLTPLHVAVVKDDREAVDFLLQHGADRRIRDREGKTPLERAQLIGARVVDLLR; from the coding sequence ATGAAGCAGGAAGAGCAGAACAGCTTTGTGATGGCTGCACACCACGACCTGAACAAAGTCAAACAACTGCTCCAGAACAACCCCGGACTGATCGAAGCCCGGGCGAGCTGGAACGAAACACCTCTTGGGGCCGCAGCCCATGTGGGGAACAAAGACATCATGGCTTACCTGCTCGAGCAGGGGGCCAGACCGGACATCTGTGCCTGGGCGGCACTGGGCAACCTCGATGAAGTGATGCGTACCGTTCGCAAACATCCGGAGTGCGTGCGGGCCAGAGGAGCCCACAACCTCAGCGTGGTCTTCCATGCCATCATGGGCGGCAACTTTGAAGTGCTGAAATGCCTTGTGAAACATGGCGCTCCGGTCAATGAACCCGAAGGCACCCTCACCCCCCTGCATGTCGCCGTGGTCAAAGACGACCGTGAAGCCGTGGATTTCCTGTTGCAACACGGAGCAGACAGACGCATCCGCGACCGTGAAGGAAAGACACCTCTGGAAAGGGCACAACTGATCGGGGCCAGGGTGGTGGATTTGCTCAGATAG
- the uvsE gene encoding UV DNA damage repair endonuclease UvsE yields MSLLAVVMGFPGQNTPTVKKPLPELGLVCITCGPEVRYRTMTLARYKQFSEEEQKSRLSELYQSNLNMLLYALDFVSKEGWKLYRVTANLFPLSDLEDGLGKSLLFDMKDRLAEVGQKAERLGIRVGVHPDQFVVLSSESERVIHNSVQHLEHHGLVMDLLGLPRSSWAFMNIHGGKGGRGFKLVETIHTLSDAVKSRLTLENDEKIYSAREIFEACIAAGVPMVFDAHHHVVKEKLPSLSDSSIEQWVKLARETWPDPSWQVVHLSSGREGLHDSRHHDLILDFPEALWDAPWIEVEAKAKETAIRGLRAALQSQEK; encoded by the coding sequence GTGTCTCTGCTTGCTGTGGTGATGGGTTTTCCCGGGCAGAATACCCCTACTGTGAAAAAGCCCCTGCCTGAACTCGGTCTGGTCTGTATCACCTGCGGTCCTGAGGTGCGGTACCGGACCATGACCCTTGCCCGCTACAAACAGTTTTCCGAAGAGGAGCAAAAGAGCAGGCTCTCTGAGCTGTACCAGAGTAACCTGAACATGCTGCTTTACGCGCTGGATTTTGTTTCGAAAGAAGGTTGGAAGCTGTACCGGGTGACGGCAAACCTCTTTCCCCTGAGCGATCTGGAAGACGGTCTGGGGAAAAGCTTGCTCTTTGACATGAAAGATCGGCTTGCAGAGGTGGGGCAGAAGGCAGAGCGTCTGGGCATCCGGGTGGGGGTGCATCCAGACCAGTTTGTGGTGCTCAGTTCCGAATCCGAGCGGGTCATTCACAACAGCGTGCAGCATCTGGAACACCACGGCCTTGTGATGGATTTGCTGGGGCTTCCCAGGTCAAGCTGGGCCTTCATGAACATCCATGGTGGAAAAGGGGGCAGAGGGTTCAAACTGGTGGAGACCATTCATACCCTCTCTGATGCTGTGAAATCCAGGCTCACCCTGGAGAATGACGAGAAAATCTATTCTGCCAGAGAGATTTTCGAGGCATGCATTGCTGCAGGGGTTCCGATGGTCTTTGATGCCCACCACCATGTGGTCAAAGAGAAACTGCCTTCGCTGTCCGATTCCAGCATCGAGCAGTGGGTGAAGCTCGCCCGTGAGACCTGGCCTGATCCTTCCTGGCAGGTGGTGCATCTTTCGAGTGGCCGGGAGGGCCTGCACGACAGCAGGCACCACGACCTGATTCTGGATTTTCCAGAAGCGTTGTGGGATGCTCCCTGGATTGAGGTGGAGGCCAAAGCCAAAGAAACAGCCATCCGGGGGCTGAGGGCCGCACTCCAAAGTCAGGAAAAATAA
- a CDS encoding efflux RND transporter permease subunit codes for MRESPIVKFFVNRFVFATAIFGALILVGILSFRGIGVDVLPKFEVPVVAVITTYPGAGPEEVANQVSKPIEDALATLPGIDSLSSVSSENVSQVIVQFDYGKDVDQAAVEVSQRVNSARNSIPSDANAPVVEKFDPTGQPILSVALSAPGKDLLDVSDYAEDTLKLKIQRVDGVTGVTINGAPKRQVQVLMDPAKLANYRLTPSQISQSISANSLNLAAGSSNVQGERITYTLRNTAKTPDDVANIVIDSSRGLRVQDVAVVRDTSAELETYSRVNGEPVITLSVQKGSDANSVAVAEGIREALKELKLPAGYKTTIVSDTTEAIKLQVEDTWKDAFLTIIVVSIVCLVFLGKLNTVFSVVLAIPISILGAIIMFQVLGFTFNIISLLAIIVAVGIVVDDSIVVAENVERYRRMGFDLKDSVLKGASEVTSAVSASTLSLMAVFIPISFLPGIVGQFFQQFGIVLAAAVAVSWAEALFFLTVRMAYFPDPKELTFREALAHTLGPRNFMHGLTTFWKKPFAWVLFIALGALLYQQGPVYLLGLLAFPVIYALLVYVFNIFFEMFNATSSNLHELNNRGFNGLQNVYARMLDGGLRRPWIIIVLGVLTLASIGIVGPKIPFNFTPKSDNSIIIVNFKQPKGSNLFSTNENIRKLENYFLQKPEVKVVETQVGTNGPERASLTVELVKKHERSKDVYGLAEDYRKDVAELYAKNPQVDVKLQIPQGGPQGESDIAYFLKAPTPEMLDARTEKMMEVLRSKAYTTDVRSDLSETTPEQIFVPDREKLVGTGITPFDIASTLKTFNSGSEAGVVRRSGEEYKVVLRADPGVVGNQSALLSLPIYSPVLQQAIPISSLGNFESGRAPARLTRQDQQYGTTIYANLRPGAPGLFQVQSELQKEFKDQKVIDDQVTIEEDGGSAFVGDLASAAPFAFGLALILNFLVIASQFNSFRYPFYILLPIPLALVGAFWFSYWFGTGLDVVSVLGTVLLIGLVTKNAILLLDFVVREARSMDLREALVEAAKLRLRPILMTTITVLVISLPLILGLGEGGELRKPLGVIVLGGVLTGTVLTLFVVPAVFYLFERKRFERGERLIAE; via the coding sequence GTGAGAGAAAGCCCGATCGTCAAGTTCTTCGTGAACCGTTTTGTGTTTGCGACGGCGATCTTCGGGGCACTGATTCTGGTGGGCATTCTCAGCTTCAGGGGAATCGGGGTGGATGTGCTCCCCAAATTCGAGGTGCCCGTGGTCGCAGTGATCACCACCTACCCTGGAGCAGGCCCTGAAGAAGTGGCCAACCAGGTCTCCAAGCCCATCGAGGATGCGCTGGCAACGCTGCCCGGAATTGACTCTCTGAGTTCGGTGAGCAGCGAGAACGTTTCACAGGTGATTGTGCAGTTTGATTACGGCAAGGACGTGGATCAGGCTGCTGTGGAAGTCTCGCAGCGGGTCAACAGTGCCCGCAACAGCATCCCTTCTGATGCGAATGCCCCGGTGGTGGAAAAGTTTGATCCCACCGGACAGCCGATCCTTTCGGTGGCCCTCAGTGCACCAGGAAAAGATCTGCTGGATGTCTCCGATTACGCCGAAGACACCCTCAAACTGAAAATCCAGCGGGTGGATGGGGTGACCGGGGTGACCATCAACGGTGCCCCCAAACGCCAGGTGCAGGTCCTGATGGACCCGGCGAAACTTGCCAATTACCGCCTGACCCCCTCCCAGATCTCCCAGTCGATTTCTGCGAACAGCCTGAACCTTGCGGCTGGATCGAGCAACGTTCAGGGAGAGCGCATCACCTACACCCTGCGCAACACCGCAAAAACTCCAGATGATGTGGCAAACATTGTCATTGATTCTTCCCGTGGACTGAGGGTGCAGGATGTGGCCGTGGTGCGGGACACCAGTGCTGAACTGGAAACCTACAGCCGGGTGAATGGCGAGCCCGTGATCACCCTGTCTGTCCAGAAAGGCAGCGATGCCAACAGTGTCGCTGTGGCCGAGGGCATCCGTGAAGCCCTCAAGGAATTGAAACTTCCTGCCGGATACAAAACCACCATCGTGTCTGACACCACCGAGGCGATCAAACTGCAAGTGGAGGACACCTGGAAAGATGCCTTCCTGACCATCATCGTGGTGAGCATTGTCTGCCTGGTCTTCCTGGGGAAACTGAACACCGTGTTCTCTGTGGTGCTGGCGATCCCGATTTCCATTCTGGGAGCCATCATCATGTTCCAGGTGCTGGGGTTCACCTTCAACATCATCTCCCTGCTGGCCATCATTGTGGCGGTGGGGATCGTGGTGGACGACTCCATTGTGGTTGCAGAAAACGTTGAGCGTTACCGCCGGATGGGGTTTGACCTCAAAGACTCGGTGTTGAAAGGGGCCAGTGAGGTGACCAGTGCGGTCTCGGCCTCCACCCTTTCACTGATGGCCGTGTTCATTCCAATCAGCTTTCTGCCTGGCATTGTTGGGCAGTTCTTCCAGCAGTTCGGGATTGTGCTGGCAGCTGCAGTTGCAGTTTCCTGGGCTGAAGCTTTGTTCTTCCTGACCGTGCGCATGGCGTACTTCCCGGACCCCAAAGAACTGACGTTCAGGGAAGCGTTGGCCCACACCCTGGGTCCCAGAAACTTCATGCACGGCCTGACCACCTTCTGGAAAAAGCCTTTTGCATGGGTGCTGTTCATTGCCCTGGGTGCGCTCCTCTATCAACAGGGACCTGTATACCTGCTGGGGCTTCTGGCCTTCCCAGTCATTTATGCCCTGCTGGTGTATGTTTTCAACATCTTCTTTGAGATGTTCAATGCCACCTCCAGCAACCTGCATGAACTGAACAACCGGGGTTTCAACGGGTTGCAGAACGTGTATGCACGCATGCTGGACGGAGGATTGCGTCGGCCCTGGATCATCATTGTGCTGGGTGTGCTGACCCTGGCTTCCATTGGAATCGTGGGACCGAAAATCCCCTTCAACTTCACCCCCAAGAGCGACAACAGCATCATCATCGTGAACTTCAAGCAGCCCAAAGGCAGCAACCTGTTCAGCACCAACGAAAACATCAGGAAGCTGGAAAACTACTTCCTGCAGAAGCCTGAAGTCAAAGTGGTGGAAACGCAGGTTGGGACCAACGGCCCTGAACGCGCCTCTCTGACCGTGGAACTGGTCAAGAAACACGAACGCTCCAAGGACGTGTATGGTCTGGCAGAGGATTACCGCAAGGATGTGGCTGAGCTGTACGCCAAAAACCCGCAGGTGGATGTGAAACTGCAGATTCCGCAGGGTGGCCCTCAGGGTGAGAGTGACATCGCCTATTTCCTGAAAGCGCCCACCCCGGAGATGCTGGATGCCCGCACCGAAAAGATGATGGAGGTGCTGCGCTCGAAGGCCTACACCACCGACGTGCGCAGTGACCTCTCGGAGACCACTCCTGAGCAAATTTTTGTGCCAGACCGTGAAAAACTGGTGGGCACGGGCATCACCCCGTTTGACATTGCCAGCACCCTCAAGACCTTCAATTCTGGGTCTGAAGCTGGTGTGGTGCGCCGCAGTGGGGAAGAGTACAAGGTTGTGCTGCGTGCCGATCCGGGCGTGGTGGGCAACCAGTCTGCCCTGCTCTCCCTGCCGATCTATTCTCCTGTGCTCCAGCAGGCCATTCCCATTTCTTCTCTGGGCAATTTTGAGTCTGGTCGTGCTCCGGCCCGTCTGACCCGACAGGACCAGCAGTACGGCACCACCATCTATGCCAACCTGCGTCCTGGCGCTCCTGGTCTGTTCCAGGTGCAGAGTGAGCTGCAAAAAGAATTCAAGGACCAGAAGGTCATTGACGATCAGGTGACCATTGAAGAGGATGGAGGCAGCGCCTTTGTGGGTGACCTTGCCAGTGCAGCCCCCTTCGCTTTCGGACTGGCATTGATCCTGAACTTCCTGGTGATTGCAAGCCAGTTCAACAGTTTCCGTTACCCCTTCTACATCCTGCTGCCCATTCCTCTTGCTCTGGTCGGTGCCTTCTGGTTCAGCTACTGGTTTGGCACAGGCCTGGATGTGGTGAGCGTGCTTGGAACGGTGCTGCTGATTGGTCTGGTGACCAAGAATGCCATTCTGCTGCTGGACTTCGTGGTGCGTGAAGCCAGAAGCATGGACCTGAGAGAGGCCCTGGTGGAGGCTGCCAAACTGCGTCTCAGGCCCATTCTGATGACCACCATCACCGTGCTGGTGATTTCCCTGCCCCTGATTCTGGGCCTGGGAGAAGGGGGAGAGCTGCGCAAACCCCTCGGGGTGATTGTGCTTGGCGGTGTGCTCACGGGAACCGTCCTCACCCTGTTTGTGGTGCCGGCAGTGTTCTACCTGTTCGAGCGCAAGCGTTTTGAGCGTGGCGAACGCCTCATTGCAGAGTAA
- the rplS gene encoding 50S ribosomal protein L19, with protein sequence MTINRGSILRSVTQAQIRTDIPEFRAGDTVRVDTKVVEGNRTRVQAFEGVVIAVNNSGAGKSFTVRKISFGEGVERVFPFNSPIIQGVTVLERGKVRRSKLYYLRELRGKAAKIKADRGRMLQAGKKEK encoded by the coding sequence ATGACCATCAACCGTGGCAGCATTCTGCGCAGCGTGACCCAGGCGCAAATCCGTACCGACATCCCCGAATTCCGCGCTGGTGACACCGTCCGTGTGGACACCAAAGTGGTCGAAGGCAACCGCACCCGTGTGCAGGCTTTCGAAGGCGTTGTCATTGCTGTGAACAACAGTGGCGCTGGAAAGAGCTTCACTGTGCGCAAGATTTCCTTTGGTGAAGGTGTGGAGCGTGTGTTCCCCTTCAACAGCCCCATCATCCAGGGCGTGACGGTGCTGGAGCGCGGTAAAGTGCGTCGCAGCAAACTGTACTACCTGCGTGAACTGCGTGGTAAAGCCGCCAAGATCAAAGCCGATCGTGGCCGCATGCTGCAGGCCGGCAAAAAAGAGAAATAA
- a CDS encoding TolC family protein, with the protein MIRTWLLLGLTLGLGMGQAQSWVQELLKHPSLQSASLQVRAAQAQLNALGSPVTLVGQGGYQSTDYLDPPSSLPPASAAAWPKDKSGWDASITAAFQLFPYGDTADQISRAKIGVQQAQLGFRVALARAEVQVMTAAYQLQLANQGRTLARNAEQLALKSLEVARLRSSKGGISAAELRDSENAYQQAQEQLRTADENARLAEMNLKSWVGSAQVQVPETLAFPASTLTAEQQNALFAFEQTRIQVEAIKRQFFPVMNASYTYQADDSSVLNFSMNSSNLQPALTYNYQSNPDGAKVLNSQLKLGLKFTLTPSIGEALGAADAQMAAAEATIKNAAVSREIQEAGLKLRHEQAIRALALKTQAVTNATLSLSEAQKREELGLSSPLQTLKAILDLSQAQLAEQQARMDVLSRVLDAYQFYALPPIEVNP; encoded by the coding sequence GTGATTCGAACATGGCTGTTGTTGGGGCTCACCCTGGGGCTTGGGATGGGACAGGCCCAGAGCTGGGTTCAGGAACTCTTGAAGCATCCCAGCCTGCAAAGTGCAAGTTTGCAGGTGAGGGCAGCCCAGGCACAACTGAACGCCCTGGGTTCTCCGGTGACCCTGGTGGGCCAGGGCGGGTATCAGAGCACCGATTATCTTGATCCGCCATCGTCATTGCCCCCTGCAAGTGCAGCTGCCTGGCCCAAAGACAAGAGTGGCTGGGATGCGAGCATCACTGCGGCATTTCAGCTTTTTCCCTATGGGGACACTGCTGACCAGATCAGCAGGGCAAAGATAGGGGTGCAGCAGGCACAACTGGGGTTCCGGGTGGCCTTGGCCCGTGCTGAAGTGCAGGTCATGACTGCTGCTTACCAGTTGCAACTGGCCAATCAGGGACGCACGCTGGCCAGGAATGCGGAACAACTGGCCCTCAAGAGCCTGGAAGTGGCAAGGCTGAGGTCCAGCAAAGGAGGCATCAGTGCTGCAGAATTGCGTGATTCGGAAAATGCCTACCAGCAGGCACAGGAGCAGCTCAGAACAGCGGATGAAAATGCCCGTCTGGCCGAAATGAACCTGAAATCCTGGGTGGGAAGTGCACAGGTGCAGGTTCCTGAGACGCTTGCTTTTCCAGCTTCGACCCTCACTGCAGAGCAGCAAAATGCCCTTTTTGCCTTTGAACAGACCCGCATTCAGGTGGAAGCAATCAAGCGTCAGTTTTTTCCTGTAATGAATGCCAGTTACACCTATCAGGCAGACGACAGCAGTGTCCTGAACTTCTCCATGAATTCGTCCAACCTGCAGCCTGCCCTCACCTACAATTACCAGTCCAATCCTGATGGAGCCAAGGTGCTCAACTCACAGCTCAAACTGGGATTGAAGTTCACCCTGACCCCCTCTATAGGTGAAGCCCTGGGTGCCGCAGATGCACAGATGGCGGCTGCAGAAGCCACCATCAAAAACGCTGCAGTATCACGGGAAATTCAGGAAGCAGGACTGAAACTGCGCCATGAGCAGGCCATTCGTGCCCTGGCCCTGAAAACCCAGGCTGTGACCAATGCCACCCTGTCCCTGTCTGAAGCCCAGAAACGTGAAGAACTGGGCCTCAGCAGCCCCTTGCAGACCCTGAAAGCCATTCTGGACCTGAGTCAGGCGCAGCTTGCCGAGCAGCAGGCCCGCATGGATGTGCTGTCCCGTGTGCTGGACGCTTACCAGTTTTACGCCCTTCCCCCCATCGAGGTGAACCCATGA
- a CDS encoding malate dehydrogenase, which translates to MKTPVRVAVTGAAGQIGYSLLFRIASGEMLGKDQPVILQLLEIPQGLNALKGVAMELEDCAFPLLAGIVQTDDPNVAFKDADYALLVGARPRSKGMERKDLLEANGAIFTVQGKAINDVASRNVKVLVVGNPANTNALIAAKSAPDLSPRQFHAMVRLDHNRAISQIAGKLGVPSTDVEDVIIWGNHSATQYPDPYNAKVNGKSFAEQVDEEYLVNDFIPTVQKRGAAIIEARGLSSAASAASAAIDHMRDWALGTGDKYVSMGVPSDGSYGIPEGVVYGYPCICKDGDYEIVQGLPVNDFSRERMQATLQELQEEAAAIAHLFAK; encoded by the coding sequence ATGAAAACCCCTGTAAGAGTTGCAGTGACCGGAGCCGCAGGACAGATTGGCTACAGCTTGCTTTTCCGCATCGCCTCGGGTGAAATGCTGGGCAAAGACCAGCCTGTGATCCTCCAGCTTCTGGAAATTCCCCAGGGCCTGAACGCCCTGAAGGGTGTGGCCATGGAACTCGAAGACTGCGCTTTCCCCCTGCTGGCTGGAATTGTGCAGACCGATGACCCCAACGTTGCCTTCAAAGACGCAGATTACGCCCTGCTGGTGGGTGCCCGTCCCCGCAGCAAAGGCATGGAGCGCAAGGACCTGCTGGAAGCCAACGGAGCCATTTTCACCGTGCAGGGCAAGGCCATCAACGATGTGGCTTCCCGCAATGTCAAGGTGCTCGTGGTCGGCAACCCTGCCAACACCAACGCCCTGATCGCTGCCAAGAGTGCCCCTGACCTCTCCCCCCGCCAGTTCCACGCCATGGTGCGTCTGGACCACAACCGCGCCATCTCCCAGATTGCTGGCAAACTGGGCGTTCCCTCAACGGATGTGGAAGACGTGATCATCTGGGGCAACCACAGTGCCACCCAGTACCCCGATCCTTACAACGCCAAGGTGAACGGCAAGTCTTTCGCCGAGCAGGTTGATGAAGAGTACCTCGTGAACGACTTCATCCCCACCGTGCAGAAGCGTGGTGCTGCCATCATCGAAGCCCGTGGCCTGTCCAGTGCTGCCAGTGCTGCCAGTGCTGCCATCGACCACATGCGCGACTGGGCTCTGGGCACGGGTGACAAGTATGTCTCCATGGGTGTTCCCAGTGACGGAAGCTACGGCATCCCTGAAGGCGTGGTCTACGGTTACCCCTGCATCTGCAAAGATGGCGACTATGAAATCGTTCAGGGTCTGCCCGTGAATGACTTCTCCCGCGAGCGCATGCAGGCCACCCTGCAGGAACTGCAGGAAGAAGCCGCTGCCATCGCGCACCTGTTCGCCAAGTAA
- a CDS encoding TolC family protein — MKKMPKTLFVMMFLASGAFAQQYTLPEALKQVDKVGSVVLAKLEVEDAQANLTRTLSDPLLTRPTEIQARQRLKTAQVKYDDAVRQAQSQIVSAYTGVLEAQEQVTLAEKSTDVLEQALKIAQIRQKNGSGTALDVRDAERQLADAEKNVAAAKNGLSLSKQNLANLIGKFEKIGEQLSLPELPKSDAIAQIVERSPNTLQLLQAVELTQMQLDLLDPSYAAQTQIDSAKSSLTQAQQNLSDIRNSLKVQAQSLYDNLLSAQKGYQVAVKARENAREQLASQKKRLSGGLISPFDFMRAELTDMQAELSLVQARDNYLKAYYAFLAGSGGR, encoded by the coding sequence ATGAAGAAAATGCCAAAGACCCTGTTTGTGATGATGTTCCTGGCCAGCGGTGCCTTCGCCCAGCAGTACACCCTTCCTGAAGCCCTCAAGCAGGTTGATAAGGTGGGCAGTGTGGTGCTTGCCAAACTGGAAGTGGAAGATGCCCAGGCCAACCTGACCCGCACCCTCTCTGATCCCCTGCTCACCCGTCCCACCGAAATTCAGGCACGCCAGAGATTGAAAACCGCCCAGGTGAAGTATGACGATGCGGTGCGTCAGGCGCAGTCCCAGATTGTCAGTGCCTACACGGGTGTGCTGGAAGCCCAGGAGCAGGTGACCCTGGCCGAAAAATCCACCGATGTGCTGGAGCAGGCCCTGAAGATCGCCCAGATCCGCCAGAAGAATGGCAGTGGTACGGCACTGGATGTCAGGGATGCCGAAAGACAGCTGGCAGATGCTGAAAAGAACGTTGCAGCTGCCAAAAACGGACTGAGCCTCTCCAAACAGAACCTCGCCAACCTGATCGGCAAGTTTGAGAAAATCGGGGAGCAGCTCAGCCTGCCTGAGCTGCCCAAGAGTGACGCCATCGCACAGATTGTGGAGCGCAGCCCCAACACCCTGCAACTTCTGCAGGCCGTGGAACTGACCCAGATGCAACTTGATTTGCTTGATCCCAGTTATGCTGCCCAGACCCAGATTGACAGTGCAAAAAGCAGCCTGACCCAGGCCCAGCAGAACCTCTCGGACATCCGCAATAGTTTGAAAGTGCAGGCCCAGAGCCTGTACGACAACCTGCTGTCTGCCCAGAAGGGTTATCAGGTGGCTGTGAAAGCCCGAGAGAACGCCAGAGAACAACTGGCGAGCCAGAAAAAACGCCTCTCTGGAGGACTGATCAGCCCCTTTGACTTCATGCGTGCCGAACTGACCGACATGCAGGCCGAGCTGTCCCTGGTGCAGGCCCGTGACAATTACCTGAAAGCCTACTACGCCTTCCTGGCAGGTTCAGGAGGACGCTGA
- a CDS encoding efflux RND transporter periplasmic adaptor subunit: MPKLWLLGISAALLLAACTPKDKEQSETTPPKQVVQQELTRKVQVVTASYGVLNSPRTVSVTLNPVKESFVGSTGSGQVRAILAPEGTRVSAGQTVIELDTDQLSTQVSNAELALRSAQINLEKARRAQQENVKLLQSQLVTAQQSLQIARKRYNEGLELQKVGGIAALDLQNLNLNVSNAQNQMQNAQDSLTRTQRSSQEDLALLEVQVSQAQNQLQNARKALGDARVKAPFNGVINEVSVNVGEFLSTGARAFRISDPSTLEGVFRLPPEQAGQFTAGTPLMLKFSGKDYSAKLVRQSQVPGQDRLIELVARVNAPEIPAGSTATLSYDLRIAKGTVVPSSAIRVTEGESQVFVIKDSAATAVNVSRLGEADGKVALSGLENGQKVIYPLPAELTSGTRVEVVQ, from the coding sequence ATGCCTAAACTGTGGCTCCTCGGGATCAGTGCGGCCCTGCTGCTGGCCGCCTGCACGCCCAAAGACAAGGAGCAGTCTGAGACCACCCCGCCCAAACAGGTGGTCCAGCAGGAACTCACCCGCAAGGTGCAGGTGGTGACTGCGTCTTATGGGGTGCTCAACAGCCCCCGTACAGTCAGTGTCACCCTGAACCCTGTGAAAGAAAGCTTTGTGGGAAGCACCGGAAGTGGTCAGGTCAGGGCCATTCTGGCTCCAGAAGGCACCCGCGTGTCTGCAGGACAGACGGTCATTGAGCTGGACACCGACCAGCTGAGCACCCAGGTCAGCAATGCCGAACTGGCCCTCAGGTCGGCCCAGATCAACCTGGAGAAGGCCAGACGTGCGCAGCAGGAGAACGTCAAACTGCTGCAATCGCAACTGGTGACGGCCCAGCAGAGCCTGCAAATCGCACGGAAGCGCTACAACGAAGGGCTGGAATTGCAGAAGGTGGGAGGAATTGCTGCTCTTGACCTGCAGAACCTGAACCTGAATGTCAGCAACGCACAGAATCAGATGCAAAACGCCCAGGACAGCCTGACCCGCACCCAGCGTTCCAGTCAGGAGGACCTTGCCCTGCTGGAAGTGCAGGTCAGTCAGGCCCAGAACCAGCTGCAAAATGCCCGCAAAGCCCTGGGGGATGCCCGGGTGAAGGCACCTTTCAATGGGGTCATCAACGAGGTCAGTGTGAATGTGGGAGAGTTCCTCTCCACCGGAGCACGGGCTTTCCGGATTTCTGACCCCTCCACCCTGGAAGGGGTGTTCAGGTTGCCCCCTGAGCAAGCTGGCCAGTTCACTGCCGGTACTCCTCTGATGCTGAAGTTCTCTGGCAAAGATTACAGTGCGAAACTGGTGCGCCAGAGTCAGGTTCCCGGCCAGGACCGCCTGATCGAACTGGTGGCCCGGGTGAATGCTCCTGAAATTCCAGCGGGCAGCACTGCCACCCTCTCCTACGACCTGCGTATTGCCAAAGGGACGGTGGTGCCCTCCAGTGCCATCCGTGTGACCGAAGGGGAAAGCCAGGTCTTTGTGATCAAAGACAGTGCTGCCACAGCGGTGAATGTGAGCCGCCTGGGTGAAGCCGATGGCAAGGTGGCCCTCTCGGGTCTGGAAAACGGCCAGAAAGTCATTTATCCCCTTCCTGCGGAACTGACCAGTGGTACCAGGGTTGAGGTGGTGCAGTGA